In Arthrobacter sp. MN05-02, the genomic stretch TCGTGTCCATCGGCGTCACCGCGGCCTTCCTCTTCTCGGCCTGGCAGCTCGTCGCCGATCCCGCCCTGACGCAGCACCCCGGCATGGCCGGCATGGATGCGCACGCCCTCTACTTCGAGGTGGCCGCAGTCGTCGTGACGTTCCTGCTGCTCGGCCGCTTCCTCGAGGCCTCGGCGAAGCAGCGGGCCGGGAACGCCCTGAAGTCGCTCCTGAGCCTCGGCGCCAAGGAAGCGCATGTGCTCCGCACCGTCGACGGCGAGCGCATCGAGGTCACCCTGCCCGCCGACGCGCTGATCCCGGGCGACGAGTTCGTGGTCCGTCCCGGCGAGAAGATCGCCACCGACGGCGTGGTCACCGAGGGCGCCGGCGCCGTCGACACCGCGCTGCTCACGGGAGAGAGCATCCCGGTCGAGGTGGCCGCCGGGGACGCCGTCACGGGTGCCACGATCAACACCTCGGGCAGGCTCGTGGTGCGCGCCACGCGCGTCGGTTCCGACACCGTGCTCTCGCACATGGGCCGCCTCGTCAGCCAGGCGCAGAGCGGGAAGGCCCGGATCGCCCGGCTCGCGGACCGCATCAGCGCCGTCTTCGTCCCCGTGGTGCTCGTCCTCGCGATCCTCACCTTCGTGCTCTGGCTCGTCCTCACGGGCGACCTCGACGCGGCCTTCACCGCGGCCGTCACGGTCCTGGTGATCGCCTGCCCCTGCGCCCTGGGCCTCGCGACGCCCACGGCCCTGCTGACCGGCACGGGCCGCGGAGCGCAGCTCGGCATCCTCATCCGCGGACCGCAGGTCCTCGAGGACACCCGGACCGTGGACACCATCGTGCTGGACAAGACCGGCACGGTCACCACGGGAACCATGGCCGTGGACGACGTCGTCGTGCTCTCCGACGTGGCCGCCGCCGACCTGCTGCGCCTCGCGGGTGCCGTCGAGGCGGCGAGCGAGCACCCCATCGCCCAGGCGATCGCCCGGCACGCCGCCGCCCGGGGCCGGCTCCCCGAGACGACGGACTTCTCCAGTGGCCCGGGTGGGGGCGTGCGCGGCGCGGTCGACGGCGTGACCGTCGCGGTCGGCCGGGCCGGCTGGCTGGAGGAGAACGGCATCCGCCCCACCGGTGAGCAGACGGCGGCCTTCGGCTCCGCAGAGGACGCGGGGGCGACGGCGGTGTGGGTGGCCGTCGACGGCGACGTCGCGGGCGTCATCACCCTGTCCGACACCGTCAAGGAGGGTTCCGCGGCCGCGATCGGGCACCTGCGCCGACTCGGGCTGCGGCCCGTCCTGCTCACGGGCGACAACCGCGCCGTGGCCCTGCAGGTGGCTGCCGCGGTGGGGATCGACGCCGCGGACGTCCGCGCCGGGGTGACGCCGGCGGGCAAGGTCGACGCCGTACGCGAACTGCAGGCGGCAGGGGCGACCGTGGCCATGGCGGGCGACGGCGTCAACGATGCCGCGGCGCTCGCCCAGGCGGACCTCGGCATCGCGATGGGATCGGGTACCGATGTCGCCATCGAGGCGGCGGACCTCACGGTGATGGGCAACAGCCTGGAGCAGGTGGCCCAGGCGATCGAGCTCTCGCGCCGCACGCTGGGCACGATCAAGGGCAACCTGTTCTGGGCTTTCTTCTACAACGCCGTGGGCATTCCCGTCGCGGCACTGGGCCTGCTCAACCCGATGCTCGCGGGGGCGGCGATGGCGGCGAGTTCCGTCCTCGTCGTCGCCAACTCGCTGAGGCTGCGCAGCTTCGGGCGGTGATACCGCGAGCCGGTGCCGGCTCCCGATCGGCTCCTGCCGACCGGGTGCCGGCACCGCTCCGGTCTTCCTCGCCGCCGGTCGGTCAGCGGGATGCGGCCGATGCCAGATCGGACAGTGCTGTCAGGGGGACCTCCCTGGGCCGCTCCACGGTGCTGCGGACGGGGACGGAGATCCCGTCCGCAGCCGAGTGGAGGAGGGATTCCATGACATCGAGGACGTGGTAGGCGAGTTCCCCGTTCGCCCGGTGCTGCTCACCCGGCGGGGTGAGGGCCATGTCCGCGAGGCCGTACCCGCGGCCCGCTCCGATGTAGCCGGCGCTCTCCGGGAGGACCTCCCAGCCGTTGTCCCGGTTCGCGAGGGTGCAGATCGACACCTCGCCGTCGAAGTAGTTGGGGTCAGGAACGGTCAGGCTTGCGTGTTCACCGTGGATCTCGATGTTTGAGGACCTCGTCTGCACGGCGTCGAAGCTCATGACGAGGGTGGAGAGGGCACCGGATGCGTGGACCAGCACCCCCGTGACGTGCGAGTCGACGGAGACCGGAATGGGTTCGCCCGCGCGCGGACCGGACCCGATGGTCCGTTGCTTCCGCGTATGGCTGGCCGCTCCGATGACGGACGTGACCGGCCCCAGCAGGGTGACCAGCGCCGTGACGTAGTACGGGCCCATGTCCAGCAGCGGTCCGCCACCGGGCACGTAGTAGAAGTCCGGGTTGGGGTGCCAGCGTTCGTGGCCGGGCGTGACCATGGTCGCCGTGGCCGAGATGGGACGGCCGATCAGGCCGTCGTCGATGGCATGGCGCGCGGTCTGGATGCCCGTCCCGAGCACCGTGTCGGGGGCGCACCCCACCCGGACCCCCGCGGCCTCCGCGAGGGCGAGCACCTCCCGGGCCTCGGTCGTGTTCGCCGCCAGCGGTTTCTCGCCGTAGACGTGTTTTCCTGCCGCGATGGCCCGGGCCGCGACCTCCGCGTGGGCGGCAGGGATCGTGAGGTTCAGGACGGTGTCGATCCCGGGGTCGGCCAGCAGCTCGTCCACGGTCAGGGCCCGCACCCCCTCCTGCGAATCCGCGACGGCCTGTGCCCGGCCCGGGTCCAGGTCCGCCACGGCCTTGAGGTTCACCGACCCCAGCGACGGCAGGGTCTTCAGGTACTGGGCCACGATCGCTCCGCAGCCGATGATTCCGACGTTCAACGGCTCGCCCACAGCAAACCCCTTTCGATGATGGTCCGGACGTTCGGATCGTCGAGGATCTCCACGCGGTGTCCGGGGGTGGCGACGAAGATGCGGCCCTCGCCCCACTGGCGGGTCCAGATGGCGGGGGACGTGACGGGACGGTTCCAGGGGTCCCATGCACGGACGGCCTGTGTCGTCGTCGCGAGCACGTCGATGTAGTCGTCCGCGAGCACCCAGTACTGCTCGGTCACGAGGTCGAAGTCCCTGATGCCGCGGGTGATCGGGTGATCCGCTGCGGCCGGGAGCATGTTCACCCGGTACGGCACGTAGTTGTCGGACTGCTCGCCGGTCCGCTCGTCCGGGTGC encodes the following:
- a CDS encoding oxidoreductase, which translates into the protein MGEPLNVGIIGCGAIVAQYLKTLPSLGSVNLKAVADLDPGRAQAVADSQEGVRALTVDELLADPGIDTVLNLTIPAAHAEVAARAIAAGKHVYGEKPLAANTTEAREVLALAEAAGVRVGCAPDTVLGTGIQTARHAIDDGLIGRPISATATMVTPGHERWHPNPDFYYVPGGGPLLDMGPYYVTALVTLLGPVTSVIGAASHTRKQRTIGSGPRAGEPIPVSVDSHVTGVLVHASGALSTLVMSFDAVQTRSSNIEIHGEHASLTVPDPNYFDGEVSICTLANRDNGWEVLPESAGYIGAGRGYGLADMALTPPGEQHRANGELAYHVLDVMESLLHSAADGISVPVRSTVERPREVPLTALSDLASAASR
- a CDS encoding carbonate dehydratase (possible pseudo due to frameshift) yields the protein MVHPDRSGGDAHDHEHTPPLLGARLVLAALLSVPVLVISMVPALQFANWGWVVFALSVPVVTWSAWPFHRAAAVNARHLSSTMDTLVSIGVTAAFLFSAWQLVADPALTQHPGMAGMDAHALYFEVAAVVVTFLLLGRFLEASAKQRAGNALKSLLSLGAKEAHVLRTVDGERIEVTLPADALIPGDEFVVRPGEKIATDGVVTEGAGAVDTALLTGESIPVEVAAGDAVTGATINTSGRLVVRATRVGSDTVLSHMGRLVSQAQSGKARIARLADRISAVFVPVVLVLAILTFVLWLVLTGDLDAAFTAAVTVLVIACPCALGLATPTALLTGTGRGAQLGILIRGPQVLEDTRTVDTIVLDKTGTVTTGTMAVDDVVVLSDVAAADLLRLAGAVEAASEHPIAQAIARHAAARGRLPETTDFSSGPGGGVRGAVDGVTVAVGRAGWLEENGIRPTGEQTAAFGSAEDAGATAVWVAVDGDVAGVITLSDTVKEGSAAAIGHLRRLGLRPVLLTGDNRAVALQVAAAVGIDAADVRAGVTPAGKVDAVRELQAAGATVAMAGDGVNDAAALAQADLGIAMGSGTDVAIEAADLTVMGNSLEQVAQAIELSRRTLGTIKGNLFWAFFYNAVGIPVAALGLLNPMLAGAAMAASSVLVVANSLRLRSFGR